From Halapricum desulfuricans, a single genomic window includes:
- a CDS encoding 4Fe-4S ferredoxin N-terminal domain-containing protein — MSDKSNYDDIEDRAEERLSHVEFDTELGKQMARDARRVSNDELSRAAFEEKYVDDVRQEFGVDLRSDSQADAEATPGVPPTESKASRRDMLKATGALATGAVAAGAGSSVAGEFVSGSTGGTAAAQEGGDVQMGMVIDTTTCIECLRCVQGCKEENNTPEGHFWQDVFRFQREDKEYDAAPNTLEGSDPLQRPCMHCDDAPCIEVCPNNSRFKTENGRVLCDYDTCLGCAYCEVACPYHVNSFVHEGPPDYLANPEENEDYEPILDDVTAEFEDQKRDEEGRWVAGTPPDGSCSKCTFCAHRELDDEQDGSTTACEDVCPVDAIQFGDLHDPESAPRQYLRETVGELDDAEAGPKQYIEEYPDETFTLREDASDPNIIYVGDDLSDVEVTAVPGPTTKDDRGLEEKDRTLH, encoded by the coding sequence ATGAGTGACAAATCCAACTACGACGACATCGAGGACCGGGCCGAGGAACGACTCTCACACGTCGAGTTCGACACCGAACTCGGCAAGCAGATGGCACGCGATGCCCGCCGCGTCTCGAACGACGAGCTCTCGCGAGCGGCCTTCGAGGAGAAGTACGTCGACGACGTCCGCCAGGAGTTCGGTGTCGATCTGCGATCGGACAGCCAGGCGGACGCCGAAGCCACGCCGGGCGTCCCGCCGACCGAGAGCAAGGCCTCCCGACGGGACATGCTCAAGGCGACCGGCGCGCTCGCGACGGGCGCGGTGGCAGCCGGCGCGGGCAGTAGCGTGGCCGGGGAGTTCGTCTCCGGCAGTACCGGCGGCACGGCGGCCGCCCAGGAGGGCGGGGACGTCCAGATGGGGATGGTCATCGACACCACGACCTGTATCGAGTGTCTCCGATGTGTCCAGGGCTGTAAAGAGGAGAACAACACGCCCGAGGGGCACTTCTGGCAGGACGTCTTCCGCTTCCAGCGTGAGGACAAAGAGTACGACGCCGCGCCGAACACCCTTGAAGGGTCTGACCCGCTGCAGCGTCCCTGTATGCACTGTGACGACGCACCCTGTATCGAGGTGTGTCCGAACAACTCCCGGTTCAAGACCGAGAACGGTCGGGTCCTCTGTGACTACGACACCTGTCTGGGCTGTGCCTACTGTGAGGTCGCCTGCCCGTATCACGTCAACTCCTTCGTCCACGAGGGGCCGCCGGACTACCTCGCGAACCCCGAGGAGAACGAGGACTACGAACCGATCCTCGACGACGTCACCGCGGAGTTCGAAGACCAGAAACGCGACGAGGAAGGGCGCTGGGTCGCCGGAACGCCGCCGGACGGATCCTGTAGCAAGTGTACGTTCTGTGCTCACCGCGAGCTCGACGACGAACAGGACGGCTCGACGACCGCCTGCGAGGACGTCTGCCCGGTCGACGCGATCCAGTTCGGGGACCTCCACGACCCCGAGAGCGCACCCCGGCAGTACCTCCGGGAGACCGTCGGCGAACTCGACGACGCGGAGGCCGGTCCCAAACAGTACATCGAGGAGTACCCCGACGAGACGTTCACCCTCCGTGAGGACGCATCGGATCCGAACATCATCTACGTCGGCGACGACCTCTCGGATGTCGAGGTGACGGCCGTCCCCGGACCGACGACGAAGGATGACCGTGGACTCGAGGAGAAAGACCGAACGCTACACTGA